The following are from one region of the Kineosporia sp. NBRC 101731 genome:
- a CDS encoding FAD-dependent oxidoreductase, whose amino-acid sequence MNAPLPHTVTSEVIVVGAGPVGMVAALALAQQGVQVLVLEAGEDLAAESRASTFHPPTLEILHRLGVGKELHELGLVAPNFQYRDRHGTVFADLDLGLLSDDTPFSYRLQCEQNKLTELIAAKLPSQPTATLRFGARVERVERNADSVSVYLPGDGRDPSYRADWVIATDGASSTVRKSLGVAFEGFTLPERFLVASTTFDLTEAFPGLALVSYVSDPDEWGVLLRTPRHWRVLMPVSPETPDDEALSPEVIESRLQRLSARPEPYPLDHASIYAVHQRVAATFASGRVLIAGDAAHANNPLGGMGMNSGIHDAEAAVEAILAARAGADPDACAAAYSDARRTATIAHVQATTKKNYADLSETDSAARHRRTEALAALAEDPVKARAYLLGSSMIRSLAESRDRLRAGLRAARAVRPASGRRLADLLGATPVIAPGCHDAISARLLEQAGFRAGYLSGAASSATVLGAPDLGFVGLAEMTEQIRRTADNGFPLIADGDGGYGGPLQVARTVRAYERAGAAAIQLEDQEHPKRTAGQAGVRLVPVEDMVAKVRAAVDAREQMLVIARTDALRAQGQDAALERAQAYAEAGADLLMVENLTDPKLLTHLNRGTGKRLVLNLSEAHGQIMAPDLALLGDCGVALIIYPVSGLLAASGAMRDIYAAIAAGQIPAGSGPAVTWNDLTDLLDLPAQLALLGQEQHTTPAESRRTA is encoded by the coding sequence ATGAACGCCCCACTCCCCCATACCGTCACCTCCGAGGTGATCGTGGTCGGTGCCGGTCCGGTCGGCATGGTGGCCGCGCTCGCCCTGGCCCAGCAGGGCGTACAGGTCCTGGTCCTGGAGGCCGGCGAGGATCTGGCGGCCGAGTCCCGGGCCTCCACCTTCCACCCGCCGACGCTGGAGATCCTGCACCGCCTGGGGGTCGGGAAGGAGCTGCACGAGCTCGGGCTGGTGGCCCCGAACTTCCAGTACCGCGACCGGCACGGAACGGTTTTCGCCGACCTTGACCTGGGGTTGCTCTCGGACGACACACCGTTCTCCTACCGCCTGCAGTGCGAGCAGAACAAGCTCACCGAGTTGATCGCCGCGAAGCTTCCCTCCCAGCCCACCGCGACCTTGCGTTTCGGGGCCCGGGTCGAGCGGGTGGAACGTAACGCCGACTCGGTGTCGGTCTACCTGCCCGGCGACGGACGGGATCCCTCCTACCGCGCCGACTGGGTGATCGCCACCGACGGTGCCTCCTCGACCGTGCGCAAGAGCCTGGGTGTGGCCTTCGAGGGGTTCACCCTGCCCGAGCGTTTCCTGGTCGCCTCCACCACGTTCGACCTGACCGAGGCCTTCCCCGGTCTGGCCCTGGTCTCGTACGTCTCCGACCCGGACGAGTGGGGTGTGCTGCTGCGCACCCCCCGGCACTGGCGGGTTCTCATGCCGGTGTCACCGGAAACCCCCGACGACGAAGCCCTCTCGCCCGAGGTGATCGAGAGCCGCCTGCAGAGGCTGTCGGCCCGGCCCGAGCCCTACCCGCTGGACCACGCGTCGATCTACGCCGTGCACCAGCGTGTGGCCGCCACCTTCGCCTCCGGTCGCGTCCTCATCGCCGGTGACGCCGCGCACGCGAACAACCCGCTCGGCGGGATGGGCATGAACTCCGGCATCCACGACGCCGAGGCCGCCGTCGAGGCGATCCTCGCCGCCCGCGCCGGAGCCGACCCCGATGCCTGCGCCGCGGCCTACAGCGACGCCCGGCGCACCGCCACGATCGCTCATGTCCAGGCCACCACGAAGAAGAACTACGCCGACCTGAGCGAGACCGACAGCGCAGCCCGGCACCGGCGCACCGAGGCCCTGGCCGCGCTGGCCGAGGACCCGGTCAAGGCCCGCGCCTACCTGCTCGGCAGCTCGATGATCAGGTCACTGGCCGAGAGCCGGGACCGTCTGCGCGCCGGTCTGCGGGCGGCCCGGGCGGTGCGTCCCGCCTCGGGCCGCCGCCTGGCCGACCTTCTCGGCGCCACCCCCGTGATCGCCCCGGGATGCCATGACGCGATCTCCGCCCGGCTGCTGGAGCAGGCCGGGTTCCGGGCCGGCTATCTCTCCGGGGCCGCGAGTTCCGCGACCGTCCTGGGGGCACCCGACCTCGGCTTCGTCGGGCTGGCGGAGATGACGGAGCAGATTCGCCGCACGGCGGACAACGGGTTTCCCCTGATCGCCGACGGGGACGGCGGCTACGGCGGACCGTTACAGGTGGCACGCACCGTGCGAGCCTACGAGCGGGCCGGGGCCGCCGCCATCCAGCTGGAGGACCAGGAGCACCCCAAACGCACCGCCGGCCAGGCCGGGGTCCGGCTGGTCCCGGTGGAGGACATGGTCGCCAAGGTGCGCGCCGCGGTGGACGCCCGGGAGCAGATGCTGGTGATCGCCCGCACGGACGCGCTGCGGGCGCAGGGCCAGGACGCCGCCCTGGAGCGTGCCCAGGCCTATGCCGAGGCCGGAGCCGACCTGCTGATGGTGGAAAACCTCACCGACCCCAAACTGCTCACCCACCTCAACCGGGGAACCGGGAAGCGTCTGGTGCTGAACCTCTCGGAGGCTCACGGCCAGATCATGGCACCCGACCTGGCCCTGCTCGGCGACTGTGGTGTCGCACTGATCATCTACCCGGTGTCCGGGCTGCTCGCCGCCTCCGGCGCGATGCGTGACATCTACGCGGCGATCGCCGCCGGCCAGATCCCGGCCGGTTCCGGCCCGGCCGTCACCTGGAACGACCTCACTGACCTGCTCGACCTGCCTGCCCAGCTCGCCCTGCTCGGGCAGGAGCAGCACACCACCCCCGCTGAGTCCCGGAGGACCGCATGA
- a CDS encoding Dabb family protein, whose translation MFEHFGMLRLKPEATTAQRTAIVDGLNALTDVVPGLLEAHAAQDAGLRDGTADIIFRMVFADREAWTAYGTHPAHVAVIQDRIAPVLASKLFGQVEKSA comes from the coding sequence GTGTTCGAGCACTTCGGCATGCTCCGGCTCAAGCCCGAGGCGACCACCGCCCAGCGCACCGCCATCGTGGACGGGCTGAATGCCCTCACCGACGTCGTCCCGGGCCTGCTGGAGGCCCACGCCGCCCAGGATGCCGGGCTGCGCGACGGCACCGCGGACATCATCTTCCGCATGGTCTTCGCCGACCGCGAGGCCTGGACGGCCTACGGCACGCACCCCGCCCACGTCGCGGTCATCCAGGACCGGATCGCCCCGGTCCTGGCCTCGAAACTGTTCGGCCAGGTCGAGAAGTCCGCCTGA
- a CDS encoding isochorismatase family protein has translation MHGLHHHLSDDFAAAGLAGQLTPGRRAAFLLIDPARAYTDPASPLYAGVEAAAEVMRTLLGAARRAATPVVVTRVLHEFPTDGGLFARKVPATGRCFTPGNPWADYIEGLEPVSGECVVTKQYPSAFFGTALAATLTATGVDTLVIAGLSTSGCVRASALDALQHGFAPFVVADAVGDRDHDVHTSNLRDIDAKIGQVIDATTALTLIESAGATTDI, from the coding sequence ATGCACGGGCTGCACCACCACCTGTCCGACGATTTCGCCGCGGCCGGCCTGGCCGGGCAGCTGACCCCCGGCCGGCGCGCGGCCTTCCTGCTGATCGACCCCGCCCGCGCCTACACCGACCCGGCCTCGCCGCTCTACGCCGGGGTCGAGGCCGCCGCCGAGGTCATGCGAACCCTGCTGGGTGCGGCCCGCCGGGCCGCGACACCCGTCGTCGTGACCCGCGTCCTTCATGAATTTCCCACCGACGGCGGCCTGTTCGCCCGCAAGGTGCCGGCCACGGGCCGCTGCTTCACCCCCGGCAATCCCTGGGCCGACTACATCGAGGGCCTCGAACCCGTCTCCGGCGAGTGCGTGGTGACCAAGCAGTACCCCAGTGCCTTCTTCGGCACCGCCCTGGCCGCCACCCTCACGGCCACCGGTGTGGACACCCTGGTGATCGCCGGCCTCAGTACCAGCGGCTGCGTGCGCGCGAGCGCACTCGACGCCCTCCAGCACGGTTTCGCGCCCTTCGTCGTCGCCGATGCCGTCGGCGACCGCGACCACGACGTGCACACCTCGAACCTGCGGGACATCGACGCGAAGATCGGGCAGGTCATCGACGCCACCACCGCCCTGACGCTGATCGAATCCGCCGGCGCCACCACGGACATCTGA
- a CDS encoding isochorismatase family protein — MTDTPDWNAEVARIRQLRRDRTKVGPGSRPAVVIVDFQKAFTEHEHVGPSTAVALKHSQTLLEAARAAGVPVIYLVMILDRLDDRMLAQRVRSSLTERCERGNPWTEISSAVPAQPGDHIVEKTVASGFYNTRLHDLLQDLGVDEVVVIGTSTSGCVRATVTDAAYRNYRISIVEECCDDFRTLSGEVSLWDMQDRFGDVVSLDWMLGRFGAPTS; from the coding sequence ATGACCGACACCCCCGACTGGAACGCCGAAGTCGCCCGGATCCGCCAGTTGCGCCGCGACCGCACCAAGGTCGGGCCCGGGAGCCGCCCCGCCGTCGTCATCGTCGACTTCCAGAAGGCCTTCACCGAGCACGAGCACGTCGGCCCGTCCACGGCCGTGGCCCTGAAGCACTCCCAGACCCTGCTGGAGGCCGCCCGGGCGGCCGGCGTCCCGGTGATCTACCTGGTCATGATCCTCGACCGTCTCGACGACCGGATGCTGGCCCAGCGGGTGCGCTCCTCGCTCACCGAACGCTGCGAACGCGGCAACCCCTGGACCGAGATCTCCTCCGCGGTACCGGCTCAGCCGGGAGACCACATCGTGGAGAAGACCGTCGCCTCCGGCTTCTACAACACCCGCCTTCACGATCTCCTCCAGGACCTCGGTGTCGACGAGGTCGTGGTGATCGGCACGTCCACCAGCGGCTGTGTGCGGGCCACGGTGACCGACGCCGCCTACCGCAACTACCGGATCAGCATCGTCGAGGAGTGCTGCGACGACTTCCGCACCCTCTCGGGCGAGGTGTCGCTGTGGGACATGCAGGACCGCTTCGGTGACGTCGTCTCCCTCGACTGGATGCTCGGGCGGTTCGGGGCGCCGACATCATGA
- a CDS encoding polysaccharide deacetylase family protein: MTVLNNQRLVYQPLPLRPRVTLPGDARVAVWHAPNVEHYDYVPPGQGSPQGRVPAPDVQHYMHRDAGNRTAFWRLLRVVDEFEIPSTVSLSLSVLEEIPEVRDAMKERGWEVMSHGISNLRPLYGYEAQAEREFYAQNQALALRYWGKAIKGMLGPKVSGTDNTCDLMAEAGMTYHADWIHDEQPRPLRTSTGARLVSVPYSYMLNDVPLLHAKHYDGDYFVAMVKAQVTRLLRDADRDGQARVTCVATHPFVTGQPWFTQYLREIFGWLREQDGVWLSTAGEITDHYLEHHYDEQLRSALASQDPTAARA, translated from the coding sequence ATGACCGTTCTCAACAACCAGCGCCTGGTCTACCAGCCCTTGCCCCTGCGCCCGCGGGTCACCCTGCCCGGCGACGCGCGGGTGGCCGTCTGGCACGCCCCGAACGTCGAGCACTACGACTACGTACCGCCGGGCCAGGGATCGCCCCAGGGCCGGGTTCCCGCCCCCGACGTGCAGCACTACATGCACCGCGACGCCGGTAACCGCACGGCGTTCTGGCGTCTGCTGCGGGTGGTGGACGAGTTCGAGATCCCCTCCACGGTGAGCCTGAGCCTGTCCGTGCTCGAGGAGATCCCCGAGGTCCGCGATGCGATGAAGGAGCGCGGCTGGGAGGTGATGAGCCACGGAATCTCCAACCTGCGGCCGCTGTACGGCTACGAGGCGCAGGCCGAGCGTGAGTTCTACGCCCAGAACCAGGCCCTGGCGCTGCGCTACTGGGGCAAGGCGATCAAGGGCATGCTCGGGCCCAAGGTCTCGGGGACCGACAACACCTGTGACCTGATGGCCGAGGCCGGCATGACCTACCACGCCGACTGGATCCACGACGAACAACCACGCCCTCTGAGGACGTCCACGGGCGCGCGTCTGGTGTCGGTCCCCTACAGCTACATGCTTAACGACGTGCCGCTGCTGCACGCCAAGCACTACGACGGCGACTATTTCGTGGCCATGGTCAAGGCCCAGGTGACGCGGTTGCTGCGCGACGCCGACCGGGACGGTCAGGCGCGGGTCACCTGTGTGGCCACCCACCCGTTCGTGACCGGTCAGCCCTGGTTCACCCAGTACCTGCGGGAGATCTTCGGCTGGCTGCGCGAACAGGACGGTGTCTGGCTGAGCACGGCCGGCGAGATCACCGACCACTACCTCGAGCACCACTACGACGAGCAGCTGCGCTCCGCTCTCGCGAGCCAGGACCCGACGGCGGCGAGGGCATGA
- a CDS encoding MFS transporter, giving the protein MDVTLTGAPARTTLPRALAWALGSGTVLQGLNSAVIAVALVPIADHYGTSAAIPWLISGLYIASAVGSPTGGRLADLFGARRIYLAGLVLVVLASVLGPFAPSAGWLVADRVLLGLGTSVQFPAAMAIIRREADRRAAEVSGAIGVVALCGQSTAALAPTVGGLIVVVSGWPGIFWINLPLVANCLFWVWRCVPADPPREKRGARAALRVMDVPGALLFVATLSLTMTVLLSLENGTQGRDLALGAAAGLLAALLVLRERRCATPFLDLRLLAAHPAILMTCVRGTVTFVAFYTVFYGMPQWLEVGRGLGPAAAGLLMLPVFGVGVVSTLVATRWAARLGPGRLLLVGNAAFVVSGLVLALTAGVESPLALLVLVNVLLGIPTGFNNLGNQLTLHHASPARASGSASGLYRTAQYIGAAISAVLLTHLVPTDRAAGAAALDTAVRDIGLCLVIIGFLLLATGLTTHRRHHLSGQASSIGRNTKNGNRS; this is encoded by the coding sequence GTGGACGTGACCCTCACCGGCGCACCCGCCCGAACCACCCTCCCGCGGGCCCTGGCCTGGGCCCTGGGCAGCGGCACGGTGCTGCAGGGCCTGAACTCCGCGGTGATCGCCGTGGCGCTGGTACCGATCGCCGACCACTACGGCACCTCCGCGGCGATCCCGTGGCTGATCAGCGGCCTGTACATCGCCTCGGCCGTCGGGTCGCCCACCGGCGGCCGGCTCGCCGACCTGTTCGGGGCCCGGCGGATCTACCTGGCCGGCCTGGTCCTGGTCGTTCTTGCCTCGGTGCTGGGGCCTTTCGCTCCCTCGGCGGGCTGGCTCGTGGCCGACCGGGTGCTGCTGGGGCTCGGGACCTCGGTGCAGTTCCCCGCCGCGATGGCGATCATCCGCCGGGAGGCGGACCGGCGCGCGGCCGAGGTCTCCGGGGCGATCGGCGTCGTGGCGCTGTGCGGGCAGAGCACGGCCGCCCTCGCACCGACGGTCGGCGGGCTGATCGTGGTGGTGTCCGGCTGGCCGGGTATCTTCTGGATCAACCTGCCCCTGGTGGCCAACTGCCTGTTCTGGGTGTGGCGTTGTGTTCCGGCCGACCCGCCCCGCGAGAAACGGGGCGCCCGGGCCGCCCTGCGGGTCATGGACGTGCCGGGTGCGCTGCTGTTCGTGGCCACGCTGTCACTGACCATGACGGTGCTCCTGTCGCTCGAGAACGGCACACAAGGGCGGGACCTCGCCCTGGGTGCGGCCGCCGGTCTGCTGGCCGCACTCCTGGTGCTACGGGAGCGACGGTGTGCCACGCCGTTCCTGGACCTGCGACTGCTGGCCGCCCACCCGGCGATCCTGATGACCTGCGTGCGGGGGACGGTCACGTTCGTGGCCTTCTACACGGTGTTCTACGGAATGCCGCAGTGGCTGGAGGTGGGCCGGGGCCTCGGCCCGGCCGCCGCCGGCCTGCTGATGCTTCCGGTCTTCGGGGTGGGTGTGGTGTCCACCCTGGTCGCCACCCGATGGGCGGCCCGGCTGGGACCGGGCCGGCTGCTGCTGGTGGGTAACGCGGCGTTCGTCGTCTCGGGCCTGGTCCTGGCGCTGACCGCCGGCGTGGAGAGCCCGCTCGCGCTCCTGGTTCTCGTCAATGTTCTCCTCGGCATCCCGACCGGGTTCAACAACCTGGGCAACCAGCTGACGCTGCACCACGCCAGCCCGGCCCGGGCCAGCGGCAGTGCCAGCGGCCTGTACCGCACGGCCCAGTACATCGGTGCGGCGATCTCCGCCGTGCTGCTGACCCACCTGGTCCCGACCGACCGCGCGGCGGGGGCCGCCGCCCTGGACACCGCCGTCCGCGACATCGGGCTCTGCCTGGTGATCATCGGTTTCCTGCTCCTGGCCACCGGACTCACCACACATCGACGACACCACCTATCTGGACAGGCGTCCTCCATCGGAAGGAACACCAAGAATGGCAACAGGTCTTAA
- a CDS encoding class I SAM-dependent methyltransferase, translating into MATGLKQRGRADFNFLADLARWSGLELQAAAEKDFGDLCPGQSLPGEVHEQIRHATRLLEEGSRAYGWDRFYTRLVAEHQFEAARYAYEDGKEAVTTEYADNAQQGGTIIVDASLQTPDYWSQTDFHLAPGGWEGHERMGFMIHDYVYDLIFSTGGIGAVRPDQKFTDARVQTAQAGLRDHYDTILELGVGTGRYAVSLQTVYPGARITGVDLGRTELEHAQLVAARHGFAWDLHQAACERLPFEDNSFDLVTAFILLHEVPQPSARQILAEAYRVCKPGGEVLIGDVAPYKDQESLFRCVILDWETENRAEPFWRGALLADRPGLVRAAGFADVTEFGASYPWITRGIKPVLEGAPV; encoded by the coding sequence ATGGCAACAGGTCTTAAACAACGCGGCCGGGCCGACTTCAACTTCCTGGCCGACCTGGCCCGCTGGAGCGGACTGGAACTGCAGGCAGCGGCGGAGAAGGATTTCGGTGACCTGTGCCCGGGCCAGTCCCTGCCGGGCGAGGTCCACGAGCAGATCCGGCACGCCACCCGGCTGCTGGAGGAAGGGTCCCGGGCCTACGGCTGGGACCGTTTCTACACCCGCCTCGTGGCCGAGCACCAGTTCGAAGCCGCCCGCTACGCATACGAGGACGGCAAGGAAGCTGTCACCACCGAGTACGCCGACAACGCGCAGCAGGGCGGCACCATCATCGTGGACGCCTCGCTCCAGACCCCGGACTACTGGTCACAGACCGACTTCCACCTCGCGCCCGGCGGATGGGAGGGGCACGAGCGGATGGGTTTCATGATCCATGACTACGTCTACGACCTGATCTTCTCCACCGGCGGCATCGGAGCGGTCCGGCCGGACCAGAAGTTCACCGATGCCCGGGTCCAGACCGCGCAGGCCGGACTGCGCGATCACTACGACACGATTCTCGAGCTGGGCGTCGGCACCGGCCGGTACGCGGTCTCGCTGCAGACCGTCTACCCCGGGGCCCGGATCACCGGTGTCGATCTGGGCCGGACCGAACTGGAGCACGCCCAGCTGGTGGCGGCCCGCCACGGGTTCGCCTGGGACCTGCACCAGGCCGCTTGCGAACGGCTGCCTTTCGAGGACAACTCCTTCGACCTGGTCACTGCTTTCATCCTGCTGCACGAGGTCCCTCAGCCCTCGGCCCGGCAGATCCTGGCCGAGGCCTACCGGGTGTGCAAGCCCGGTGGGGAGGTCCTCATCGGTGACGTGGCCCCCTACAAGGATCAGGAGTCCTTGTTCCGTTGCGTGATCCTGGACTGGGAGACGGAGAACCGGGCCGAGCCGTTCTGGCGGGGGGCCCTGCTGGCCGATCGCCCGGGTCTGGTGCGCGCGGCCGGGTTCGCCGACGTCACCGAGTTCGGCGCTTCCTACCCCTGGATCACCCGCGGCATCAAGCCGGTTCTGGAAGGAGCCCCCGTATGA
- a CDS encoding nucleotidyltransferase family protein, which translates to MSSTAGIVLAAGAGTRMGRPKGLLTDADAVPWVQRAVRALQDAGCRPVLVATGARAQDVGRLVPASATVVPVAGWEEGMGASLRAALHAVAGLTATEGGGEAPDAVVVTLVDMPDVTGAVVARLLAGTGSAATPQPPLGSPLSHSAGRRRQGALARASYDGVPGHPVLLGRDHWPGILATTTADAGARHYLRGRDDVVLVEAGDLASGADLDTPEDVRVQDGRKGQDGRSHPS; encoded by the coding sequence ATGAGCAGCACTGCGGGGATCGTGCTGGCCGCCGGTGCCGGCACCCGGATGGGCCGGCCCAAAGGGCTGCTCACCGACGCTGACGCAGTGCCCTGGGTGCAGCGTGCGGTCAGGGCACTGCAGGACGCGGGCTGTCGTCCCGTTCTCGTGGCCACCGGTGCGCGGGCACAGGACGTCGGTCGGCTCGTCCCGGCCTCGGCGACCGTGGTGCCGGTGGCCGGCTGGGAAGAGGGGATGGGCGCTTCACTGCGGGCCGCCCTGCACGCCGTCGCCGGGCTGACGGCCACGGAAGGCGGGGGTGAAGCACCCGACGCCGTGGTCGTCACCCTGGTCGACATGCCCGACGTGACGGGCGCCGTGGTGGCCAGACTCCTGGCCGGTACCGGGTCGGCCGCAACCCCGCAACCGCCCCTGGGCTCACCGTTATCGCATTCGGCGGGGCGGCGACGTCAGGGCGCCCTGGCCCGGGCCAGTTATGACGGTGTCCCCGGTCATCCCGTCCTGCTCGGCCGCGACCACTGGCCGGGCATCCTCGCCACCACGACGGCTGATGCCGGGGCCCGGCACTATCTGCGCGGTCGAGACGACGTCGTGCTGGTCGAGGCCGGTGACCTGGCCTCCGGCGCCGACCTGGACACGCCGGAGGATGTCCGCGTCCAGGACGGGAGAAAAGGTCAGGACGGGCGGAGCCACCCGTCCTGA
- a CDS encoding glycoside hydrolase family 6 protein, giving the protein MKRRTTVTIAAAASLAVAGAVTQSLVGHAENAAPATVTQAAVTQAADTTVTAAAVKGLPKTMTFYVDPTSGPATWVSQNKSDSRAATIKANLSSKPMARWFGSWSNDIKPAVNVYVTAAAKKKKAPILVAYNIPGRDACGGHSAGGAAVSEYRTWIKNFAAGVGKRRAVVVLEPDALADFNCLTTAQAATRQKLLTYATEQFHKSAPNAYVYLDAGNSNYATATAMSSRLLKSGLKNIRGFSLNVSNYHTTAEENAFATKLNAQLRKRGSATKPYIVDTSRNGLGSNGVWCNPAGRKLGVTARVNKTPTARTPEARLWIKTPGESDGNCGIAPNAAAGVFDPAIAVGLVRGQ; this is encoded by the coding sequence GTGAAACGACGCACCACCGTGACCATTGCCGCTGCCGCCTCGCTCGCCGTTGCCGGCGCCGTGACGCAGAGCCTGGTCGGTCACGCCGAGAACGCCGCCCCCGCCACCGTGACCCAGGCCGCGGTGACCCAGGCGGCCGACACCACCGTGACGGCGGCGGCGGTCAAGGGTCTGCCCAAGACCATGACCTTCTACGTCGACCCGACGTCGGGCCCGGCCACCTGGGTCTCCCAGAACAAGAGCGACAGCCGCGCCGCCACGATCAAGGCGAACCTGTCGTCCAAGCCGATGGCCCGGTGGTTCGGGAGCTGGTCCAACGACATCAAGCCGGCCGTGAACGTCTACGTCACGGCAGCCGCGAAGAAGAAGAAGGCTCCGATCCTGGTGGCCTACAACATCCCCGGGCGCGATGCCTGTGGCGGGCACTCGGCGGGCGGCGCGGCGGTGAGCGAATACCGCACCTGGATCAAGAACTTCGCTGCCGGTGTCGGCAAACGCCGGGCCGTGGTGGTCCTCGAGCCCGACGCCCTGGCCGACTTCAACTGCCTGACCACGGCCCAGGCCGCCACCCGGCAGAAGCTGCTCACCTACGCCACCGAGCAGTTCCACAAGAGCGCCCCCAACGCGTACGTGTACCTGGATGCGGGCAACTCGAACTACGCCACGGCGACGGCCATGTCGAGCCGGCTGCTGAAGTCCGGGCTGAAGAACATCCGCGGGTTCTCCCTGAACGTGTCCAATTACCACACCACGGCGGAGGAGAACGCGTTCGCCACGAAGCTGAACGCGCAGCTGCGCAAGCGGGGCTCGGCGACCAAGCCGTACATCGTCGACACCAGCCGGAACGGTCTGGGCAGCAACGGCGTCTGGTGCAACCCGGCCGGCCGGAAGCTGGGTGTCACCGCGCGCGTGAACAAGACGCCCACGGCCAGGACGCCCGAGGCGCGGTTGTGGATCAAGACCCCCGGTGAGTCGGACGGCAACTGCGGCATCGCCCCGAACGCCGCAGCGGGAGTCTTCGACCCGGCGATCGCCGTCGGTCTGGTGCGCGGCCAGTAA